A genomic window from Passer domesticus isolate bPasDom1 chromosome Z, bPasDom1.hap1, whole genome shotgun sequence includes:
- the RIGI gene encoding antiviral innate immune response receptor RIG-I: protein MTAEEKGNLRCYRRYIERILNPVYILSNMTEWLSDEVKERVRKEEEKGVTAAAALFLDAVLLLEAEGWLRGFLDALVAAGYTGLAEAIENWDFSKLEKLELHRQLLKRIEATMLEIDPVAIMPYINTCLIERECDEILQISEYRSKAAGITKLIECLCRSDKENWPKSLQLALDNAGYYNASELWNIREDNGKDVDGEMTDASENYFETVMTFSEEAECDNLSKSLSSVSESICESSSVYAPMKARSYQIELAQPAIDGKNTLICAPTGSGKTFVALLICEHHLQNVPSGRKAKVVFLATKVPVYEQQKNVFRQHFERSGYSVQGICGETVANISVENVIQDSDIIVLTPQILVNSMEKGILSSLSIFTLMIFDECHNTTGNHPYNVLMTRYLDEKFDSSANQLPQIVGLTASVGVGNAKSTKETVEHICTLCSYLDIQAISTVRENKQDLQRFGNKPETHIRWVKMRAQNHFADIISRLMTETEVLMRKIYSVDTISQINKSYFGTQRYEHWIVSTQKKCRLLQLEDKERESSICRDLFICTEHLRKFNDALIISEDARIEDALAYLNEFFTNVKNGPYTELEKQLTEKFQEKELELTALSKDESNENPKLEELACILDEAYHYNPQTRTILFAKTRALVAALKKWIEGNPLLSHIKPDVLMGKGRRDQKTGMTLPMQKGVLDAFRNDKDIRLLIATSVADEGIDISECNLVVLYEYFGNVTKMIQVRGRGRARDSKCILVTSKTEVVENEKLNIYKEEMMNAAIEKLQNWDETTFARKIRGLQMKEKMLRDSRKNETKHEIVEGKKKLLCGKCKAYVCSTDDIRIIKEAHHTVLGDAFKERYTTKPHKKLIQFDGFEKKSKMHCRNTECQHDWGIIVKYKMFDNLPVIKIRSFVLEDVETGMQMDFPKWKSINLSLKNFDEETCS, encoded by the exons ATGACGGCGGAGGAGAAGGGAAACCTGCGGTGCTACCGGCGCTACATCGAGAGGATCCTGAACCCCGTGTACATCCTCAGCAACATGACGGAGTGGCTGTCCGACG AGGTGAAGGAGCGAGTCcgaaaggaggaggagaagggcgTCACGGCGGCCGCCGCGCTGTTCCTGGAcgccgtgctgctgctggaggcggAGGGCTGGCTCCGCGGCTTCCTGGATGCGCTGGTTGCAGCAG GTTACACTGGACTGGCAGAAGCAATTGAAAACTGGGACTTCAGCAAACTGGAAAAACTGGAGCTGCACAGGCAGCTGTTGAAGCGGATAGAAGCAACAATGTTAGAAATTGATCCTGTAGCAATCATGCCATACATAAACACATGCCTGATAGAGAGGGAGTGTGATGAGATCCTGCAG ATCAGTGAGTACAGAAGCAAAGCGGCCGGGATAACTAAACTCATTGAATGCCTCTGTCGCTCGGATAAGGAAAACTGGCCCAAAAGTCTTCAGCTGGCATTGGATAATGCAGGATATTACAATGCAAGTGAACTGTGGAATATAAGAGAAG ATAATGGCAAAGATGTTGATGGTGAAATGACAGATGCTTCTGAGAATTACTTTGAAACTGTGATGACATTTTCTGAGGAAGCAGAATGTGACAATCTGAGCAAAAGTCTCTCTTCAGTTTCAG AAAGCATCTGTGAGTCTTCATCTGTTTATGCACCAATGAAGGCTCGAAGCTACCAGATTGAGCTTGCACAGCCTGCTATTGATGGGAAAAACACATTGATTTGTGCACCTACAG GATCTGGAAAAACTTTTGTGGCACTTCTGATTTGTGAACATCATTTGCAAAACGTTCCCTCAGGACGAAAGGCTAAAGTTGTCTTCCTTGCAACCAAAGTGCCAGTGTATGAGCAGCAGAAAAATGTATTCAGGCAGCATTTTGAAAGAAGTGG ATACTCTGTTCAAGGAATTTGTGGTGAAACAGTTGCAAATATCTCTGTAGAAAATGTTATACAGGACAGTGACATCATTGTGCTAACGCCCCAGATTCTTGTGAATAGCATGGAGAAAGGGATCCTTAGCTCCCTCTCCATCTTCACTCTGATGATATTTGATGAGTGCCACAACACTACAGGCAACCATCCTTACAATGTGTTGATGACCAGATACCTGGATGAAAAATTTGACTCCTCTGCAAACCAGCTGCCTCAG ATTGTAGGTTTAACTGCTTCTGTTGGAGTTGGCAATGCCAAGAGCACTAAGGAAACTGTAGAGCATATCTGTACCCTCTGCTCCTACCTTGACATACAGGCCATATCCACTGTCAGAGAGAACAAACAAGATCTGCAGAGGTTTGGAAATAAGCCAGAAACAC ATATCAGATGGGTTAAAATGCGAGCTCAGAATCACTTTGCAGACATTATCTCACGTCTGATGACTGAGACAGAGGTGTTGATGAGGAAGATTTACTCAGTGG ATACCATCTCCCAAATCAACAAGAGTTACTTTGGAACACAGAGATACGAACATTGGATAGTTTCCActcagaagaaatgcagactattGCAACTGGAAGATAAGGAGAGGGAGAGCAGTATTTGTAGAGACCTTTTCATTTGTACTGAACACTTGCGT AAATTCAATGATGCTCTCATTATCAGTGAAGATGCCCGCATTGAAGATGCTTTAGCCTACCTAAATGAATTTTTCACAAATGTAAAAAACGGACCATATACAGAGTTAGAGAAGCAGCTGACGGAGAAATTTCAAG agaaagaactAGAGCTGACTGCCCTTTCAAAAGATGAGTCAAATGAGAATCCCAAGCTGGAAGAGCTTGCTTGCATCCTGGACGAAGCATACCACTATAACCCACAGACTCGCACTATTCTCTTTGCCAAGACAAGAGCCTTAGTAGCT GCTTTGAAGAAGTGGATAGAAGGAAACCCTCTTCTTAGCCACATAAAGCCAGATGTGTTGATGGGTAAGGGAAGAAGAGATCAGAAAACAG GTATGACCCTGCCAATGCAGAAGGGTGTACTGGACGCATTCAGAAATGACAAAGACATCAGACTGCTAATTGCTACTTCTGTTGCTGACGAAGGCATTGATATTAGTGAGTGCAACCTTGTGGTGCTCTATGAATACTTCGGTAATGTCACCAAAATGATCCAAGTCAGAG GTCGTGGAAGGGCAAGAGACAGCAAGTGCATCCTTGTGACAAGCAAAACAGAAGTGGTTGAGAATGAAAAACTAAACATTTACAAGGAAGAAATGATGAATGCAGCTATTGAAAAGCTACAGAACTGGGATGAAACAACATTTGCAAGAAAG aTACGTGGCCTGCAAATGAAGGAGAAGATGCTACGAGATTCCAGGaagaatgaaacaaaacatgaaatagtagaagggaagaaaaaacttTTGTGTGGAAAATGCAAAGCATATGTCTGCAGTACAGATGACATCAGAATTATAAAG GAGGCTCATCACACTGTCTTAGGTGATGCGTTCAAGGAGCGTTATACAACAAAGCCCCACAAGAAATTGATTCAGTTTGATGGttttgagaaaaaaagcaagatgCATTGCCGAAATACTGAGTGCCAGCATGACTGGGGGATCATAGTGAAGTACAAGATGTTTGATAATCTACCAGTGATCAAAATCAGAAGCTTTGTACTAGAGGATGTTGAAACTGGGATGCAAATGGATTTTCCGAAATGGAAAAGTATTAATTTGTCTTTGAAGAATTTTGATGAAGAAACATGCAGCTGA